In Cryptosporangium phraense, the following are encoded in one genomic region:
- a CDS encoding carbohydrate ABC transporter permease, translating into MTNSLSAPPETAKAASGGGDPAPKKKSRFDFLPYLLVTPVTVFIIALALVPAAFTIIQAFYRVDALDPPTRFDGFGNFTRMFKNDAVVSSIGNTGLYVVIGVVLSTVLGIAMAVLLQRPFRGRSVVIAVLILPWALPGVVEGILWTNIFDPNAGLIASVMHTFGADEGAVLLGHNRLLTILLIELVQVWQITPLSALLILASLQLIPDELYEAAVIDGASPWRSFWHLTLPMARPGIAVSMVQGVIATLNVFDQPFVLNGAATTGASVTMQTYYISFQNLDFGQGYALSLLITITTLVISLGVVRTVYRRVEL; encoded by the coding sequence GTGACGAACTCTCTCTCCGCACCCCCCGAGACGGCGAAAGCCGCCTCGGGGGGTGGTGACCCCGCGCCGAAGAAGAAGAGCAGGTTCGACTTCCTGCCGTACCTGCTGGTCACGCCGGTCACGGTCTTCATCATCGCGCTGGCCCTGGTGCCGGCCGCGTTCACGATCATCCAGGCGTTCTACCGGGTCGACGCGCTCGATCCGCCCACCCGGTTCGACGGGTTCGGCAACTTCACCCGGATGTTCAAGAACGACGCGGTCGTGTCGAGCATCGGCAACACCGGGCTCTACGTCGTCATCGGCGTGGTGCTCTCGACCGTCCTCGGCATCGCGATGGCCGTGCTGCTCCAGCGCCCGTTCCGGGGCCGGAGCGTCGTCATCGCGGTGCTGATCCTGCCCTGGGCCCTGCCGGGCGTCGTCGAAGGCATTCTCTGGACGAACATCTTCGACCCGAACGCCGGGCTGATCGCCAGCGTCATGCACACGTTCGGGGCCGACGAGGGCGCGGTCCTGCTCGGCCACAACCGCCTGCTGACGATCCTGCTCATCGAGCTCGTGCAGGTCTGGCAGATCACGCCGCTGTCGGCGCTGCTGATCCTGGCGTCGCTGCAGCTGATCCCGGACGAGTTGTACGAGGCCGCGGTCATCGACGGCGCCTCGCCGTGGCGGAGCTTCTGGCACCTGACGCTGCCGATGGCCCGGCCGGGCATCGCGGTCTCGATGGTGCAGGGCGTCATCGCGACGCTCAACGTCTTCGACCAGCCGTTCGTGCTGAACGGCGCGGCGACGACCGGCGCGTCGGTCACCATGCAGACGTACTACATCAGCTTCCAGAACCTCGACTTCGGCCAGGGCTACGCGCTCTCGCTGCTGATCACGATCACGACGCTGGTCATCTCGCTGGGGGTCGTGAGGACGGTCTATCGGAGGGTCGAACTGTGA
- a CDS encoding extracellular solute-binding protein: MLGLTLVATAACGGGGNAASDKDTDVTINVALAADPPPKAALESFTKETGIKVNWVNIDWDSLQTKISAAATAKTYFADATDVDWSRVGELGKLGWFYPIDDYIKTDPLKADVPQLASFTYQDHVVGIPYDASFMVTTVNTDLFKKAGADPAPKTMDEYTAALQKVKSSGTTKYPLNIPFAAAEGLSTYWYEATNAFGGTILDGKGKPQFTDPSSPGYKAAKWMVDALKNGLVPPGNINVSDSQGEQTLMARGTVASTFSDYSGLVGTLYNVPDSSSVVNKVQYIATPGATAPAANLSNPDGVGIMKTAKYPKAAAKFIEWFTDADRQAEFAGLNGPDKAWASYALPSHLSAVEKLASGGKLIGGDTLAALLKTSKPVFPEGAPAWYSKFSNAVYTHLHAAAAGSETVEQAIKAMSDTANDLSNGQ, encoded by the coding sequence GTGCTGGGTTTAACGCTCGTGGCCACGGCTGCCTGTGGCGGCGGCGGCAACGCGGCGTCGGACAAGGACACCGACGTGACGATCAACGTCGCGCTGGCCGCCGACCCGCCGCCCAAGGCCGCGCTCGAGAGCTTCACCAAAGAGACCGGCATCAAGGTCAACTGGGTGAACATCGACTGGGACAGCCTGCAGACCAAGATCTCGGCGGCCGCCACGGCCAAGACGTACTTCGCCGACGCGACCGACGTCGACTGGTCGCGCGTCGGTGAGCTGGGCAAGCTCGGCTGGTTCTACCCGATCGACGACTACATCAAGACCGACCCGCTGAAGGCCGACGTGCCTCAGCTGGCCTCGTTCACCTACCAGGACCACGTCGTCGGCATCCCCTACGACGCCTCGTTCATGGTGACCACGGTCAACACCGACCTGTTCAAGAAGGCCGGCGCCGACCCCGCGCCGAAGACGATGGACGAGTACACCGCCGCGCTGCAGAAGGTGAAGTCGTCCGGCACCACGAAGTACCCGCTGAACATCCCGTTCGCGGCGGCCGAGGGGCTCTCGACCTACTGGTACGAGGCCACGAACGCGTTCGGCGGCACGATCCTCGACGGCAAGGGCAAGCCGCAGTTCACCGACCCGAGCTCGCCCGGCTACAAGGCGGCCAAGTGGATGGTCGACGCGCTGAAGAACGGCCTGGTCCCGCCGGGCAACATCAACGTCTCCGACTCGCAGGGCGAGCAGACGCTGATGGCCCGCGGCACCGTCGCCAGCACGTTCTCCGACTACTCGGGCCTCGTCGGCACGCTGTACAACGTCCCCGACTCGTCGTCGGTCGTGAACAAGGTGCAGTACATCGCGACGCCGGGCGCGACCGCGCCGGCGGCGAACCTGAGCAACCCCGACGGCGTCGGGATCATGAAGACGGCGAAGTACCCGAAGGCGGCGGCCAAGTTCATCGAGTGGTTCACCGACGCCGACCGGCAGGCCGAGTTCGCGGGTCTGAACGGGCCGGACAAGGCATGGGCGTCCTACGCGCTGCCGTCGCACCTGTCGGCGGTCGAGAAGCTCGCCTCGGGCGGGAAGCTCATCGGCGGTGACACGCTGGCCGCGCTGCTGAAGACCTCGAAGCCGGTCTTCCCCGAGGGCGCTCCGGCCTGGTACTCGAAGTTCTCGAACGCGGTCTACACCCACCTGCACGCGGCGGCGGCCGGCTCGGAGACCGTCGAGCAGGCGATCAAGGCGATGAGCGACACCGCCAACGACCTCTCCAACGGCCAGTGA
- a CDS encoding DeoR/GlpR family DNA-binding transcription regulator encodes MRKAPRLNAILERVNDARSVDVAELAGTLGVSEATIRRDLQSLSSGGLLVRTHGGAIANDLDAEIPTQIKAVRRQTEKSRIGAAGAALVPDGAVIGMSGGTTTLELARALVARQRIAIVTNALNIGSELIGRAGLHLVVIGGVARPSGEMVGPAAEAMLGNYHLDMAFIGVDGLTAEHGCTTYDEMEAQTDRAFLSQASRAVVLADHSKLGLVRFAQITGVANIHQVVTDRDASPAQLESLRAAGVDVVTV; translated from the coding sequence GTGCGGAAGGCTCCCCGACTTAACGCGATCCTCGAGCGGGTCAACGACGCCCGCAGCGTCGACGTGGCCGAACTGGCCGGGACGCTGGGGGTCTCCGAGGCGACGATCCGGCGCGACCTGCAGTCACTGAGCTCTGGTGGGTTGCTCGTCCGCACGCACGGCGGGGCGATCGCCAACGACCTGGACGCGGAGATACCGACCCAGATCAAGGCCGTGCGTAGGCAGACCGAGAAGTCGCGGATCGGGGCCGCCGGGGCCGCGTTGGTGCCCGACGGCGCCGTGATCGGGATGAGCGGCGGCACGACGACGCTGGAGCTCGCCCGGGCGCTCGTCGCCCGGCAGCGGATCGCGATCGTCACGAACGCGCTGAACATCGGCTCGGAGCTGATCGGCCGCGCGGGCCTGCACCTGGTCGTGATCGGCGGGGTCGCCCGCCCGTCCGGCGAGATGGTGGGGCCGGCCGCCGAGGCGATGCTCGGCAACTACCACCTGGACATGGCGTTCATCGGCGTCGACGGGCTGACCGCCGAGCACGGCTGCACGACGTACGACGAGATGGAGGCCCAGACCGACCGCGCGTTCCTGTCCCAAGCCTCGCGGGCGGTCGTGCTGGCCGACCACTCGAAGCTCGGGCTGGTGCGGTTCGCGCAGATCACCGGGGTCGCGAACATCCACCAGGTGGTGACCGACCGGGACGCCTCGCCGGCGCAGCTGGAGAGCCTCCGTGCGGCCGGGGTGGACGTCGTCACGGTCTGA
- a CDS encoding antibiotic biosynthesis monooxygenase family protein, which yields MIARTWRGWAPPETADDYQRHYEAEVSDHLRDVPGFRGAHLLRRPDGDEVLFTSIVLFTDLDAVRAFAGDDLDRAVVEDEARRALTHWDDRVTHADVALTIPAALEDVS from the coding sequence ATGATCGCTCGCACCTGGCGCGGCTGGGCGCCTCCGGAGACCGCCGACGACTACCAGCGCCACTACGAGGCCGAGGTCAGCGACCACCTCCGTGATGTTCCGGGCTTCCGCGGCGCGCACCTGCTGCGCCGCCCGGACGGCGACGAGGTCCTGTTCACGTCGATCGTCCTCTTCACCGACCTGGACGCCGTCCGCGCGTTCGCCGGCGACGACCTGGACCGCGCGGTCGTCGAAGACGAGGCCCGCCGAGCCCTCACCCACTGGGACGACCGAGTCACCCACGCCGACGTAGCCCTCACGATCCCGGCCGCCCTAGAGGACGTCTCGTAA
- a CDS encoding transposase family protein, which yields MSSPVITASRREWIEPFTGLSQAQFRTLVRLVAERGGEEIQDGRPGRQWALELPDRMLLVATYWRTNLTMRQLGPLFGISHSAVHRVLDTLGPLLAPAPVRKRRTDQIAIVDGTLVPTRDHTLAASSKNYRYSANLQVAIDADTRLVIAVGDPQPGNRNDTIAYRDSGMKEQLAGRPVVAGGGYQGHDEVILPDRRARGQERLPAWQEEWNTKHRQVRAAVEHCFARMKTYKALRDHRRAASTLKSTAAGIA from the coding sequence GTGTCGTCGCCGGTCATCACCGCGTCCCGTAGGGAGTGGATCGAACCGTTCACCGGTCTGTCCCAGGCCCAGTTCCGCACGCTGGTGCGGCTGGTCGCCGAACGCGGCGGCGAGGAGATCCAAGACGGGCGTCCGGGCAGGCAGTGGGCCTTGGAACTGCCCGACCGGATGCTGCTGGTCGCGACCTACTGGCGGACAAACCTGACGATGCGGCAACTCGGACCGCTGTTCGGGATCTCCCACTCGGCCGTCCACCGGGTCCTGGACACCCTCGGCCCGCTGCTCGCGCCAGCTCCGGTGCGCAAACGCCGGACCGATCAGATCGCGATCGTCGACGGCACGCTCGTGCCAACCCGGGACCACACCCTCGCGGCGTCCAGCAAGAACTACCGGTACTCCGCGAATCTGCAGGTCGCCATCGACGCCGACACCCGCCTGGTCATCGCGGTCGGCGACCCGCAGCCAGGCAACCGCAACGACACGATCGCCTACCGCGATTCCGGCATGAAAGAGCAGCTCGCCGGCCGTCCGGTCGTCGCCGGCGGCGGCTATCAGGGCCACGACGAGGTGATCCTGCCCGACCGGCGCGCTCGCGGGCAAGAACGGTTACCCGCCTGGCAAGAGGAGTGGAACACCAAGCATCGGCAGGTCAGAGCCGCCGTCGAGCACTGCTTCGCCCGGATGAAGACCTACAAGGCCCTCCGCGACCACCGCCGCGCCGCATCCACGCTCAAGAGCACCGCGGCCGGCATCGC
- a CDS encoding aminoglycoside phosphotransferase family protein — protein MHDGEFAIDAGLVADLVAEQFPAWGALPVVEVSGGTSNAMFRLGDDLVVRLPRTRRTSGDVVAEQRWLPQLIPLLPTPTPRIVAAGEPAAGYPLRWTVQTWIEGTAPHPDRLADPIGLAHDLANFVRAFRRIDLPDAPTAHRGGPLADQDNGDRRAIAQHGGEIADVWGAGLAGPDPDPTWVHGDLMPGNLLVGPDGRLRAVLDFAAVGLGDPACDLIVAWNLLPAPARDVFRDALDVDDATWARGRARALAIALIALPYYRHTHPSFAANAEHTIRASTE, from the coding sequence ATGCACGACGGCGAGTTCGCGATCGACGCCGGGCTGGTCGCGGACCTGGTCGCGGAGCAGTTCCCGGCCTGGGGCGCGCTGCCGGTCGTCGAGGTGAGCGGCGGGACCTCGAACGCCATGTTCCGGCTCGGGGACGACCTGGTGGTCCGGCTCCCGCGAACCCGGCGAACCAGCGGTGACGTCGTCGCGGAACAGCGGTGGCTACCGCAGCTCATCCCCCTGCTCCCGACGCCCACCCCGCGCATCGTCGCGGCCGGCGAGCCCGCTGCCGGCTACCCCCTCCGGTGGACCGTGCAGACCTGGATCGAGGGCACGGCCCCGCACCCCGATCGGCTGGCCGACCCGATCGGCCTCGCCCACGACCTGGCGAACTTCGTCCGCGCGTTCCGGCGCATCGACCTCCCGGACGCGCCGACGGCCCATCGCGGCGGTCCGCTCGCGGATCAGGACAACGGGGACCGTCGAGCGATCGCGCAGCACGGCGGGGAGATCGCCGACGTCTGGGGCGCCGGCCTGGCCGGCCCCGATCCGGACCCCACCTGGGTCCACGGCGACCTCATGCCGGGCAACCTGCTGGTCGGCCCGGACGGACGGCTCCGCGCCGTGCTCGACTTCGCCGCCGTCGGCCTCGGCGACCCGGCCTGCGACCTGATCGTCGCCTGGAACCTACTGCCCGCCCCGGCCCGGGACGTCTTCCGCGACGCGCTCGACGTCGACGACGCGACCTGGGCCCGCGGACGGGCCCGGGCGCTGGCGATCGCCCTCATCGCGCTGCCGTATTACCGGCACACGCACCCGTCCTTCGCGGCGAACGCCGAGCACACGATCAGGGCCTCAACCGAGTAG
- a CDS encoding VOC family protein, with amino-acid sequence MHLELTAIVVEEYDPAIEFFTRALGFDLVEDSPAVSTINGTPKRWVVVRPPGAQTGLLLARADGERQETAIGNQTAGRVGFFLRVDDFDVAYARMLSAGVVFLEEPRTEPYGRVVVFQDIAGNRWDLLG; translated from the coding sequence ATGCATCTCGAGCTGACCGCGATCGTGGTCGAGGAGTACGACCCGGCGATCGAGTTCTTCACCCGGGCCCTGGGGTTCGACCTGGTCGAGGACTCTCCGGCGGTGTCGACGATCAACGGGACGCCGAAACGGTGGGTCGTCGTGCGTCCGCCGGGTGCGCAGACCGGTCTGTTGCTGGCGCGCGCCGACGGCGAGCGCCAGGAGACCGCGATCGGCAACCAGACCGCGGGCCGCGTCGGTTTCTTCCTGCGGGTCGACGATTTCGACGTCGCCTACGCGCGGATGCTCTCGGCCGGCGTCGTGTTCCTGGAGGAACCGCGGACCGAGCCGTACGGGCGGGTCGTCGTGTTCCAGGACATCGCCGGGAACCGCTGGGACCTACTCGGTTGA